Proteins found in one Acidobacteriota bacterium genomic segment:
- a CDS encoding prepilin-type N-terminal cleavage/methylation domain-containing protein, translating into MRSTIHSRSVCARFAIPSRRGEIRRQSGVTFIELLITMVILMVGMLGALELITIAITTANNAQRVNTAKSLALDTLEQIFIMRDMNALGGMPPANNRDADTFANLSNGGTSSLFSNDFETIKRDVGPDLIRGTNDDTGGDDPRYTGFLMRILVRSSTQASNPDDPSGDPLPGATDSVKRVIVEIEFPFLRSGRTQTVRVETYITRPPSQTRVGVG; encoded by the coding sequence ATGCGATCAACCATCCACTCAAGATCGGTATGCGCCCGATTTGCGATTCCGAGCCGTCGAGGCGAAATAAGACGCCAATCCGGTGTGACCTTTATCGAATTACTGATCACCATGGTTATTCTGATGGTTGGTATGCTGGGGGCGCTTGAACTCATTACGATTGCCATTACCACAGCCAACAACGCCCAAAGGGTCAATACCGCTAAAAGCCTGGCCCTTGACACGCTGGAACAGATTTTCATTATGCGTGACATGAATGCGCTTGGCGGTATGCCTCCGGCCAATAACCGGGATGCTGATACGTTTGCGAACCTTTCAAATGGTGGCACCTCAAGCCTTTTCTCAAACGATTTTGAGACAATAAAGAGAGATGTGGGACCAGATTTAATCCGTGGCACCAATGATGATACTGGTGGTGATGACCCACGCTATACGGGCTTCCTGATGCGGATTCTGGTTCGAAGTTCGACCCAGGCAAGTAATCCAGACGACCCAAGCGGCGACCCGCTTCCTGGAGCCACTGACAGCGTCAAGCGGGTCATTGTCGAAATTGAGTTTCCCTTTCTTCGATCTGGCCGGACACAAACTGTCCGAGTCGAAACCTATATCACCCGGCCACCATCACAAACCCGGGTCGGCGTTGGTTAA